The Flavobacterium sp. IMCC34852 genome contains the following window.
AGAGGTATCCGTCACAGATCTGGTCTTCCGTTAAGAGGACAAAGAACTAAGAACAACTCTAGAACAAGAAAAGGTAAAAGAAAAACTGTTGCTAACAAGAAAAAAGCAACTAAATAATAAATAGTATGGCTAAAACGACTGCAAAAAAACGTAAAGTTATCGTTGAATCAACGGGTGAAGCTCATATTAATGCAACCTTTAATAACATCATCATTTCGTTAACTAACAAAAAAGGTGAAGTTATTTCTTGGTCTTCAGCCGGAAAAATGGGCTTTAGAGGTTCTAAAAAGAATACTCCATACGCCGCTCAAATGGCAGCAGAAGATTGTGGAAAGGTGGCTTTAGAAGCTGGTCTTAAAAAAGTAAAAGTTTATGTAAAAGGACCGGGTAACGGACGTGAGTCTGCGATCAGATCTATTCATAACTCAGGAATTGAAGTAACCGAAATCATTGATGTTACTCCAATGCCACACAACGGATGTCGTCCTCCTAAAAGACGTAGAGTATAATTATAGTATAATCAAGACAGAATCAAGATTATCGAAGGATTCGACCTGAATTCATAATCTCTGTCTTAAAACAATTTAAAATGGCAAGATATACTGGTCCAAGTACAAGAATCGCCCGTAAGTTTGGCGAAGCAATTTTCGGAGAAGACAAAGCCTTCGAAAAAAGAAATTATCCTCCCGGACAACACGGGATGGCTAAAAAAAGAGGTAAAAAATCTGAATATGCTGTTCAGTTAATGGAAAAGCAAAAAGCTAAATATACCTATGGTATTTTAGAAAAACAATTCAGAAACCTATTTGAAAAAGCAGCCGCTTCTAAAGGAGTAACCGGTGAAATCCTTTTACAATTATGTGAAGCTCGTTTAGATAATGTAGTATACAGAATGGGAATTGCACCTTCAAGAAGAGCTGCAAGACAAATCGTTTCTCACCGTCACATCACTGTAAACGGAGAATTAGTAAACATCCCGTCTTACCACTTAAAAGCCGGTGATAAAGTGGCTGTTCGTGAAAAATCTAAATCGGTTGAAGCTATCGAGCGTTCATTGGCTAACTCTTCTCATGTATATGAGTGGATCACTTGGAACAATGATACCAAAGAAGGAACTTTCGTTTCTGTCCCTCAAAGACTACAGATTCCGGAAAACATTAAAGAACAATTAATCGTAGAGTTGTACAACAAATAATAATTGACCCTAGTCTAAATTATGGCAATATTTAATTTTCAGAAGCCCGATAAAGTTATCATGATCGATTCAACCGATTTTGAAGGTAAGTTTGAATTCAGACCTTTAGAACCGGGATACGGATTGACCGTTGGTAATGCACTTAGAAGAGTTTTACTTTCTGCGTTAGAAGGTTATGCCATTACTTCGGTTCGTATCGAAGGAGTTGAGCATGAGTTCTCTACTATTTCAGGAGTTGTTGAAGATGTAACTGAAATTATCCTAAATCTAAAACAAGTGCGTTTCAAACGCCAAATTGAAGAAGTGGATAATGAAACAGTTTCTATCTCCATCTCAGGAAAAGACCAAATTACTGCTGGTGATTTCCAAAAATTCATCTCCGGTTTTCAAGTGTTAAACCCAGAGTTAATCATTTGTAACCTTGACAGTAAAGTAAACCTAAACATGGAATTAACTATCGAGAAAGGTCGTGGTTATGTTCCTGCTGAGGAGAACAAAAAACAAAATGCAGCAATCGGTACTATTTTTACAGACTCTATTTTTACCCCGGTAAAAAATGTAAAATACGCCATTGAAAACTTCCGTGTGGAGCAAAAAACAGATTATGAAAAATTAGTTTTCGAAATCAAAACTGATGGTTCTATCAATCCTAAAGATGCTTTAACCGAAGCTGCCAAAGTTTTAATTCACCACTTTATGTTATTCTCCGATGAGAGAATTACCCTGGAAGCTGATGAAATTGCTCAAACAGAATCTTACGACGAAGAATCATTACACATGAGACAGTTGCTAAAAACCAAATTGGTGGATATGGACTTGTCAGTAAGAGCCTTAAACTGTTTAAAAGCAGCCGAAGTTGACACCCTTGGAGATCTTGTATCTTTCAACAAAAACGACTTAATGAAGTTCCGTAATTTTGGTAAAAAATCGCTAACTGAGTTAGACGAATTAGTTGCCAACAAGAATTTGACATTCGGTATGGACTTAGGTAAATACAAACTAGATAAAGAATAAATTACTTCATATTTTGCGCTCCTTAACGGATTGATGCAAGATGAAGGTTAAAAAAGAACGTCATGAGACACGGAAAAAAAGTAAATCACTTAAGCAGACAAACAGGACATAGAAAATCTATGTTGGCTAATATGGCTTGTTCTCTTATCGAGCACAAACGTATTATCACAACTGTTGCTAAAGCTAAAGCGCTAAAACAATTTGTTGAGCCATTAGTAACAAAATCAAAAGAAGATACTACGCACAACAGACGTATCGTTTTCGCTTACCTACGTAACAAATATGGTGTAACTGAACTTTTCAGAGAAGTTGCTCCAAAAGTAGGTGACCGTCCGGGTGGATACACTCGTATCATCAAAATGGGTAACCGTTTAGGAGATAATGCCGATATGTGTATGATTGAGTTAGTAGACTTTAACGAACTATACAACGGAGGTAAAAAAGAAGAGAAAAAAGCCAAAAGCCGTCGTGGTGGAAAAGCTAAGAAAACCGAAACTACTACTGCACCGGTTGCAGAAGTTAAACCGGTTGAAGCTGCACCGGTGGTGGAAGAAGTTGTGGAAACTCCGGCAGCAGAAGTTGTGGAAACTCCGGTGGTTGAGGAAACTCCAATCGCTGAAGCAGAAGCTCCTGCAGCAGAAGAAACTCCGGAAGCTCCGGCTGATGAAGAATCTAAAGAAGAGCAAGCCTAATGGTCGCCCATTCTTAAATATAAAGGATAAACGTTTTGTTTATCCTTTTTTTTTGGATTTATGAGAGCAGAAATTTTACGTTCTCTAACATGTTTTGTCCCGCTATCCGCGCTACATGGTAGCCTGCTGCTATCGGGGCTAGGCAAGAACCCAAAAGGAATGTTTATAAACTTTTACAATTCGATTTTATTATCACAGTACAATAAATTAATTTTGCACAACAATACACAACTACAATAGCACGAGCGAAGCGACTGCATGTGACCTTTAAAAAAATAACTACGACGAATGAAATACACCACACGACCTCAAGCCCTCTTACTACTAGCTGACGGTACCATCTTTTACGGGAAATCAATCGGAATCACCGGGAAAACCTTTGGCGAAGTTTGTTTCAATACCGGAATGACCGGTTACCAGGAAATCTTCACGGATCCGTCTTATTTCGGACAAATCATGGTAGCGACTAATCCGCACATAGGAAACTATGGTGTCAACGCCAACGAAGTAGAAGCCGATAAAATCATGATTTCAGGTTTGGTTTGTAAAAACTTCAGCTTTACCCATTCACGTCCCGATTCAGAAAGCAACCTTTATGACTATTTCGAAAAACAAAACCTAATCTGCATCTCCGATGTCGATACCAGAGCTTTAGTAAGCTACATCCGAGATAACGGTGCGCAAAACGCTGTAATCTGTACAGACGGAACGCCGGTAGAAGAATTGAAAAAATTATTAGCCAATGTACCCGATATGAAAGGCCTGGAATTGGCCTCAACCGTGTCTGTTACTGAACCTTACTTTTTTGGAAACGAAAACGCAACTTACAAAATTGCAGCCTTAGACTTAGGAATCAAGAGAAACATCTTGAGGAACTTGGCCAAGCGTGATTGCTACATCAAAGTGTTTCCGTACAACACAAGTTTTGAAGAACTAAAAGCTTTCAATGCAGATGGTTACTTTCTTTCAAATGGACCGGGAGATCCCGAACCGCTGACAGGCGTAATTGAAACTGCCAAAGAAATGATAGCTTCAGATCAACCGGTTTTTGGCATCTGTTTAGGACATCAAATTATTGGTTTGGCTAACGGCGTGTCGACTTATAAGATGTTCAACGGGCATAGAGGAATTAATCATCCTGTCATGAATGTCTTGACCGGCAAAGGAGAAATTACCTCGCAAAACCACGGATTCGCTGTCAACAGAGAAGAGCTGGAAAAACATCCCGATTTAGAAATTACCCATTATCATATCAACGACAATACCGTAGCCGGAATGCGTATGAAATCTAAAAACTGTTTCTCGGTGCAATACCATCCGGAAGCCAGTCCGGGACCGCATGATTCCGAATACTTGTTTGATGAGTTTGTGGGTAATATTATCAAAGCCAAAAGCTTACAAACGGTTTAAGGATTCCTCCCGAGACTTCGGGATAGCCCCGATTGGAGAAGTTGCCGCGCAACTCGTAAAGCGGGAAAATAGATGGCAAATATGACCGAACCATTCGCTCCGAAAAATTCGACTATACTAAAACGTTTGCGTTAATAACATTCGAAAAAATTGTCAAATTCCTAAAAAAAGATGGAATATATTTGTAATATATCTAAAATCTAATATCAAATATTTAATATTATAAAAATGAGTATTATTATTAAAGTACACGCAAGACAAATCTTGGATTCCAGAGGAAATCCAACCATTGAAGTAGATGTAGTAACCGAAAACGGCGTTTTAGGTCGTGCTGCTGTTCCAAGTGGTGCTTCAACCGGCGAACATGAAGCCGTAGAATTGAGAGATGGTGGCAAAGCTTATATGGGAAAAGGCGTTTTAAAAGCGGTAGACAATGTAAACACTAAAATAGCTCCCGAATTAATGGGCGTTTCGGTTTTTGAACAAAACCACATCGACCAATTGATGATTGATTTAGACGGAACAGCCAACAAATCTAACTTAGGTGCCAATGCCATTTTAGGCGTTTCTCTGGCCACGGCTAAAGCTGCGGCTAATGAATTAGGATTGCCATTATACCGTTATGTTGGTGGTGTTTCTGCCAATACTTTACCGGTGCCCATGATGAACATCATCAATGGTGGTTCACACTCTGATGCGCCAATCGCTTTCCAAGAGTTTATGATTATGCCGGTAAAAGCAACGTCATTCACCCATGCCATGCAAATGGGAACAGAGATTTTTCACAACTTGAAAAAAGTATTACACGATAGAAATCTTTCGACAGCCGTAGGTGACGAAGGAGGTTTTGCACCAAACCTTGCCGGTGGAACAGAAGATGCTTTGGATACGATTAAAAAAGCAGTTGAAAATGCAGGTTACAAATTCGGTGACGAAATCATGATTGCCCTTGACTGTGCTGCTTCTGAGTTTTATGTTGACGGAAAATACGACTACACCAAATTCGAAGGTGCAACCGGAAAAATCAGAACATCAAAAGAACAAGCAGAATATTTAGCGTCTTTGGCCACAAACTATCCAATCATTTCTATCGAAGACGGAATGTACGAAGACGATTGGGAAGGTTGGAAATACTTAACCGAATTAATCGGAAACAAAACCCAATTGGTTGGAGACGATTTATTCGTAACCAATGTAGAGCGTTTATCAACCGGAATTGAGAAGGGAATTGCCAATTCAATCCTGGTAAAAGTTAACCAAATCGGAACTTTAACAGAAACCATCGCAGCAGTAAACATGGCGCACAATGCCGGTTATACTTCGGTAATGTCACACCGTTCAGGAGAAACGGAAGACAATACGATTGCCGATTTAGCAGTGGCTTTAAACTGTGGTCAAATCAAAACCGGTTCGGCTTCGCGCTCGGATCGTATGGCCAAATACAACCAGTTATTGCGCATCGAGGAAGAATTAGGCAATACGGCTTATTTCCCGGGCGTCAAAGCTTTTAAGCAGAAGTAATATTTTATAATGTTGATTTACACCTGATAGGTTTTTAAAACTTGTCAGGTGTTTTTTATTTTATACATTTCATTTGATTTTCAACCAAATAAGTTCCTTTAAAATCAACTTTTTTTATATTTTTACAAGCTTAACAACCAACACCACTACTATGAAAAAATATTACTTTTTGTTGCTTTTCCTTTTAGAATTATCGTTAGTAAAAGCACAAACCACCATCTCAATTTATGATAGCGTATTGTTTTATGATGGCTATGCAGCGCTGGTAAACCATCCAACAGAACCCGATGTAGTCAGATTGCGAAATGATTTGTTTACTAAAAAATTAACCCCCGAAGTATTGTCGCAAATCGGGAATACTTTAACGCTTGATATTTCAATTTCTGCCGCTTGTGATAATTATGACCGAATTGGAAATATTAATTTGGCGTTAGTACCCAAAGGGTCTTTGTTTTATAGTCCGGCCTCAACAAGCAGAATTGAATTGGGCAGATTTATAACACCGTTTATGAATAAAAATGTAGCACCCAATTTGGTGCCTTACACTTTTACAGTAGATAACGTCACCAAAATATTAAAAGATGAGTATCTCAATACGCTGTATGATTTTTGGATAGAGTTTGAATTGTTTGGTGTGCCTTATGCAGCCAATACACAAATCGCTGGTTGTTCCGGTAGAAATGATGTGTTTTACGGAACATTGAATTTTGTAACCAATACTGATACTTCAGTGCCCGACGATACTTTTATCTTGCCTTTAAATTTCAAAAAGGATTTGAATAACTATGCTGCCGGTGCTACAGATGAGATTGGAACAACCGTAAGAACCATCAATTTTAATCTTGATTCCCAAATTAATAATGCTAAATTTTATTTGATTACGTCCAACCATGGTGCCAACTCGGGTGGAGAAGAATACAACCGAAGATGGCATTATGTTTCTTTAGATGCTAATCCGATATTAACTTATCGTCCCGGTGAACTTACTTGTGAACCCTATAGGATTTACAATACACAAGCCAACGGAATTTATGGTCCAACCCCAAGAACACCTTCACAATGGCAATCATTTAGCAATTGGTGTCCGGGCGCAGTTATTCCTATACGCGAAATTAGTTTGGGGAATTTGAGCGCCGGAGCTCATTCTTTTGTGATATCAGTGCCTGATGCCGTTTTTGTAGGAGCACAAGGTTATATACCGGTTTCATTATACTTACAAGGCGAAAATACGGTTTTAGGAGTAGAAAATTTTACCCGTTTAGACTTTGAATATTATCCGAATCCAACAAATGACTTTATCACAGTTACGGCCAACAGTGCTATGAAGTCAATTCAATTGTGTGATATGCAAGGTAGGGTTTTGATGACTCAAGTTAGCGAATCGTTACAAACCACCATTGATGTTTCAAATTATTCTAACGGAATTTATTTCCTAAAAGTTCAATCAGCTAGCGGTGAAAAGACCAAAAAAATAGTGAAAGAGTAGTAGTGGTTCCCAAAATTTACGGCAAAAGAAAAATCCTTTAAAGAATCTTCTTTTGCCGTTTTTTATTTTCAATCGAGAGTAGTACTTTTGCGCATGCAACACAACGTACTTATTTTAGATTTTGGTTCGCAATACACACAACTTATTGCGCGCCGCGTTCGCGAATTAAACATATTCTGCGAAATTTTTCCGTTCAATCATTTTCCAGATGATTTATCGTCCTACAAAGCAGTTATCCTTTCGGGTAGCCCTTATTCTGTAAGAGCCGAAGACGCTCCTCATCCTGATTTATCTCAAATTCGAGGCAAAATGCCACTCTTGGCGGTTTGTTACGGTGCCCAATATTTGGCCCATTTCAATGGTGGTGAAGTAGCGCCAAGTAACATCCGTGAGTATGGCAGAGCCAATTTGTCTTTCATCAAAGATGACGAAGCTTTCTTTGAAGAAGTAGCTTTAAACAGTCAGGTTTGGATGAGTCACAGTGATACGATTAAGCAAATGCCAACCAATGGTGTATTGCTAGCCAGTACCAAAGATGTAGCCAATGCTGCTTACCGTATTGAAGGCGAAAAAACCTACGCCATTCAATTCCATCCCGAAGTATATCACTCTACCGACGGAAAACAAATTTTAGAAAACTTCTTAGTCAAAATAG
Protein-coding sequences here:
- the eno gene encoding phosphopyruvate hydratase — encoded protein: MSIIIKVHARQILDSRGNPTIEVDVVTENGVLGRAAVPSGASTGEHEAVELRDGGKAYMGKGVLKAVDNVNTKIAPELMGVSVFEQNHIDQLMIDLDGTANKSNLGANAILGVSLATAKAAANELGLPLYRYVGGVSANTLPVPMMNIINGGSHSDAPIAFQEFMIMPVKATSFTHAMQMGTEIFHNLKKVLHDRNLSTAVGDEGGFAPNLAGGTEDALDTIKKAVENAGYKFGDEIMIALDCAASEFYVDGKYDYTKFEGATGKIRTSKEQAEYLASLATNYPIISIEDGMYEDDWEGWKYLTELIGNKTQLVGDDLFVTNVERLSTGIEKGIANSILVKVNQIGTLTETIAAVNMAHNAGYTSVMSHRSGETEDNTIADLAVALNCGQIKTGSASRSDRMAKYNQLLRIEEELGNTAYFPGVKAFKQK
- a CDS encoding DNA-directed RNA polymerase subunit alpha yields the protein MAIFNFQKPDKVIMIDSTDFEGKFEFRPLEPGYGLTVGNALRRVLLSALEGYAITSVRIEGVEHEFSTISGVVEDVTEIILNLKQVRFKRQIEEVDNETVSISISGKDQITAGDFQKFISGFQVLNPELIICNLDSKVNLNMELTIEKGRGYVPAEENKKQNAAIGTIFTDSIFTPVKNVKYAIENFRVEQKTDYEKLVFEIKTDGSINPKDALTEAAKVLIHHFMLFSDERITLEADEIAQTESYDEESLHMRQLLKTKLVDMDLSVRALNCLKAAEVDTLGDLVSFNKNDLMKFRNFGKKSLTELDELVANKNLTFGMDLGKYKLDKE
- a CDS encoding peptide-N-glycosidase F-related protein, with the translated sequence MKKYYFLLLFLLELSLVKAQTTISIYDSVLFYDGYAALVNHPTEPDVVRLRNDLFTKKLTPEVLSQIGNTLTLDISISAACDNYDRIGNINLALVPKGSLFYSPASTSRIELGRFITPFMNKNVAPNLVPYTFTVDNVTKILKDEYLNTLYDFWIEFELFGVPYAANTQIAGCSGRNDVFYGTLNFVTNTDTSVPDDTFILPLNFKKDLNNYAAGATDEIGTTVRTINFNLDSQINNAKFYLITSNHGANSGGEEYNRRWHYVSLDANPILTYRPGELTCEPYRIYNTQANGIYGPTPRTPSQWQSFSNWCPGAVIPIREISLGNLSAGAHSFVISVPDAVFVGAQGYIPVSLYLQGENTVLGVENFTRLDFEYYPNPTNDFITVTANSAMKSIQLCDMQGRVLMTQVSESLQTTIDVSNYSNGIYFLKVQSASGEKTKKIVKE
- the rpsK gene encoding 30S ribosomal protein S11, translated to MAKTTAKKRKVIVESTGEAHINATFNNIIISLTNKKGEVISWSSAGKMGFRGSKKNTPYAAQMAAEDCGKVALEAGLKKVKVYVKGPGNGRESAIRSIHNSGIEVTEIIDVTPMPHNGCRPPKRRRV
- the carA gene encoding glutamine-hydrolyzing carbamoyl-phosphate synthase small subunit is translated as MKYTTRPQALLLLADGTIFYGKSIGITGKTFGEVCFNTGMTGYQEIFTDPSYFGQIMVATNPHIGNYGVNANEVEADKIMISGLVCKNFSFTHSRPDSESNLYDYFEKQNLICISDVDTRALVSYIRDNGAQNAVICTDGTPVEELKKLLANVPDMKGLELASTVSVTEPYFFGNENATYKIAALDLGIKRNILRNLAKRDCYIKVFPYNTSFEELKAFNADGYFLSNGPGDPEPLTGVIETAKEMIASDQPVFGICLGHQIIGLANGVSTYKMFNGHRGINHPVMNVLTGKGEITSQNHGFAVNREELEKHPDLEITHYHINDNTVAGMRMKSKNCFSVQYHPEASPGPHDSEYLFDEFVGNIIKAKSLQTV
- the rpsD gene encoding 30S ribosomal protein S4 codes for the protein MARYTGPSTRIARKFGEAIFGEDKAFEKRNYPPGQHGMAKKRGKKSEYAVQLMEKQKAKYTYGILEKQFRNLFEKAAASKGVTGEILLQLCEARLDNVVYRMGIAPSRRAARQIVSHRHITVNGELVNIPSYHLKAGDKVAVREKSKSVEAIERSLANSSHVYEWITWNNDTKEGTFVSVPQRLQIPENIKEQLIVELYNK